A stretch of the Photobacterium sp. CCB-ST2H9 genome encodes the following:
- a CDS encoding ketoacyl-ACP synthase III produces MAMYHAEITGWGKCLPPAVLTNDELSQFVDTTDEWIQTRTGIQERRISHVDTSKMAEVAATHALAAAGLTGSDLDLIIIATCSPDTLLPNIASKVARELGAQRAAAFDINAACTGFLYSLETATRLIQLGNYRHALVIGAERLSWLIDWSKRDTAVLFGDGAGAVVLSRTEENTGLQESQLGCDSEGRDVLAIPDFGTSMDRFDPDPGHFTFNFVGREIFRRAVRGMGSAASTVLERAGLSKEDIDVVIPHQANKRIIEALCDHTGIPLEKAFVNIHRYGNTSAATVPIALCEAVEQGFIKPGNTILSAAFGAGLTWGASIIRWGQRVTPIAQSDATLPPCEQSAREIMQNAIDHCTGVK; encoded by the coding sequence ATCGCTATGTACCACGCTGAAATTACCGGTTGGGGCAAGTGCCTCCCTCCCGCAGTACTGACCAATGATGAACTCAGTCAGTTTGTCGATACCACTGATGAATGGATTCAGACCCGTACCGGTATCCAGGAACGTCGAATCAGCCATGTTGACACATCCAAAATGGCCGAAGTTGCAGCGACACACGCACTGGCGGCAGCTGGCCTGACTGGCAGTGACCTGGATTTGATCATCATTGCGACCTGTTCTCCGGATACCTTACTGCCAAACATTGCCTCTAAAGTCGCGCGCGAACTGGGCGCACAACGGGCTGCAGCATTTGACATAAACGCTGCATGCACCGGCTTTCTGTACAGTCTGGAAACCGCAACACGTCTGATTCAGCTGGGGAATTACCGTCATGCGCTGGTCATTGGTGCTGAGCGTCTGTCCTGGCTGATTGACTGGAGTAAACGTGATACTGCCGTGCTCTTTGGTGATGGTGCCGGTGCGGTCGTCCTGAGCCGGACTGAAGAAAACACTGGCCTTCAGGAGTCGCAACTGGGCTGTGATTCTGAAGGGCGTGATGTACTGGCGATTCCAGATTTCGGGACATCCATGGATCGTTTTGATCCGGATCCGGGACACTTTACATTTAACTTTGTCGGCCGTGAAATTTTCCGCCGGGCTGTCCGCGGCATGGGCTCAGCCGCCAGCACTGTCCTGGAGCGTGCAGGACTGAGTAAAGAAGACATTGATGTTGTGATTCCTCATCAGGCGAATAAACGCATTATTGAAGCGCTCTGCGATCATACCGGCATTCCGTTAGAGAAAGCTTTTGTGAACATTCACCGCTACGGCAATACCTCTGCGGCCACCGTGCCGATTGCGTTGTGCGAAGCCGTCGAGCAAGGGTTCATCAAACCAGGCAATACGATCCTGTCTGCAGCTTTTGGTGCGGGCCTGACCTGGGGTGCCAGCATTATCCGCTGGGGACAACGTGTCACACCAATCGCCCAGTCTGACGCGACGCTGCCGCCTTGCGAGCAAAGCGCCAGAGAAATCATGCAAAACGCAATTGATCATTGTACCGGTGTGAAATAA
- the hrpA gene encoding ATP-dependent RNA helicase HrpA produces MTQSTTPQSERTEVRNSEKTLKAAIRDCLIRDRFRLLKRVQGAAKIKNEQARHAVFDEIAMDIARSMQSVEIRRNSCPAITYPEQLPVSQKKDDIAKAIRDHQVVIVAGETGSGKTTQLPKICLELGLGTTGTIGHTQPRRLAARSVANRIAEELGCEMGSTVGYKVRFNDQVSDKTQVKLMTDGILLAEIQNDKYLNQYDTIIIDEAHERSLNIDFILGYLKNLLPKRPDLKVIITSATIDPERFSKHFSNAPIIEVSGRTYPVEVRYRPVMDDSDDSDRDQLQAIFDAVDELCDEGMGDILIFMNGEREIRDTADALSKRNLKHTEIVPLYARLSASEQNRVFQSHSGRRIVLSTNVAETSLTVPGIRYVIDPGTARISRYSYRTKVQRLPIEPVSQASANQRKGRCGRVAAGVCIRLYSEEDFLSRPEFTDPEILRTNLASVILQMTAIGLGDIQAFPFVEPPDNRNIQDGVRLLEELGAINANAKDPRKRLTEVGRQLAKLPIDPRLARMVLEAPKHGALQEVMIIASALSIQDPRERPLEKQQASDEKHRRFYDKDSDFLTFVNLWDYLKEQQKALSGNQFRKQCKSDYLNYLRVREWQDIYFQVHQVVRELKLRHNDEPASYPAVHTALLAGMLSHIGQKDQEKNEYQGARNARFNIFPGSGIFKKQPKWVMVAELVETSKLWGRIAAKIQPEWIEPLAQHLIKRSYSEPHWEKKQASVQAFEKVSLYGIPIVPKRKVNYGKIDPVISREIFIRSALVEGDWETKHKFFHQNRQLLREVEELEHKSRRRDILIDDDALYEFYDQRVDHTVVSGRHFDTWWKEASSKDKELLNFERDMLFRGDASHVTELDYPNFWHQGSLKLKLSYQFEPGEDNDGVTVHLPLPVLNQVEPDGFDWQIPGLRHELVVALIKSLPKTLRRNFVPAPNYADAVLARVQAMSAPLLDALEKELKRITGVTVLREDWNLDQVPEHLKITFRAVDHRNRKLRESKDLYALKESLKEKVQETLSQVADDDIEQNGLTTWSFGALPERYQQKRGGFEVKAYPAIIDNKDSVGIKLFETEEEQRTAMQQGQRRLILLNVPSPIKYLHENLPNKSKLGLYFNPYGRVMDLIDDCIACGVDKLIEQKGGLVWDTEAFAELKEYVRAELGDTVVDIAKQVESILTTAFNIHKKLKGKVDFTMAFALSDIKAQMEGLIFKGFATESGWRRLPDILRYMKAIERRMEKLPIDPNKDRMHILKIESVAHDYQELLNKIPKGQPVPEKVKEIRWMMEELRVSYFAQQLGTPYPVSDKRVRNAISEC; encoded by the coding sequence TTGACTCAGTCTACAACGCCTCAATCTGAGCGAACAGAAGTTCGCAACAGTGAAAAAACATTGAAAGCCGCCATTCGAGATTGCCTGATCCGGGATCGATTCCGTCTGCTCAAACGAGTGCAGGGCGCGGCAAAAATTAAGAACGAACAGGCCCGACATGCCGTGTTCGATGAAATTGCGATGGACATTGCACGTTCAATGCAGTCCGTTGAGATCCGCCGGAACAGCTGTCCGGCGATTACTTATCCGGAACAATTGCCGGTCAGTCAGAAAAAAGACGACATCGCGAAAGCTATCCGTGACCATCAGGTCGTGATTGTGGCCGGTGAAACGGGTTCGGGTAAAACCACGCAGTTGCCGAAAATCTGTCTGGAATTGGGTCTGGGGACGACTGGTACCATTGGTCATACGCAGCCAAGACGCCTGGCGGCCCGTTCCGTTGCCAACCGTATTGCTGAGGAACTGGGCTGTGAAATGGGCTCAACCGTTGGTTATAAGGTTCGGTTTAACGATCAGGTTTCTGATAAAACTCAGGTCAAGCTGATGACCGATGGTATCTTGCTGGCAGAAATTCAGAATGATAAGTATCTGAATCAGTACGACACCATCATTATCGATGAAGCCCACGAACGCAGCCTGAACATCGATTTCATTCTGGGCTATCTGAAGAATCTGCTGCCAAAACGCCCGGATCTGAAAGTGATCATTACCTCGGCGACGATCGATCCGGAACGTTTTTCGAAGCATTTCAGTAATGCGCCGATTATTGAAGTTTCTGGCCGGACTTATCCGGTTGAAGTCCGTTATCGTCCGGTGATGGATGACAGTGACGACAGCGATCGCGACCAACTGCAGGCAATCTTTGATGCTGTGGATGAGCTGTGTGACGAAGGCATGGGTGATATCCTGATCTTCATGAACGGTGAGCGGGAAATTCGTGATACTGCCGATGCACTGAGCAAACGAAACCTGAAACATACTGAAATTGTTCCGCTGTACGCACGATTGTCTGCCAGCGAGCAAAACCGGGTGTTCCAGTCACACAGCGGCCGCCGGATTGTCTTGTCGACCAATGTGGCTGAAACATCACTGACCGTTCCGGGCATCAGGTATGTAATTGACCCGGGTACAGCCCGGATCAGCCGGTACAGCTACCGCACCAAAGTTCAGCGATTGCCGATTGAGCCAGTCTCGCAAGCCAGTGCAAACCAGCGTAAAGGCCGGTGTGGCCGGGTTGCAGCGGGTGTCTGTATCCGTCTGTACTCTGAAGAAGACTTTCTGTCCCGTCCGGAATTTACGGATCCGGAAATTCTCCGGACCAATCTGGCATCCGTTATTCTGCAGATGACAGCCATCGGGCTGGGTGATATTCAGGCTTTTCCATTTGTTGAGCCGCCAGATAACCGCAACATTCAGGATGGCGTACGTCTGCTGGAAGAGCTGGGCGCTATCAATGCAAATGCCAAAGATCCGCGGAAGCGTTTAACGGAAGTTGGCCGTCAGCTGGCAAAGCTGCCGATTGACCCGCGTCTGGCACGTATGGTTCTGGAAGCGCCGAAGCATGGTGCTTTGCAGGAAGTGATGATTATTGCATCTGCGCTGTCGATTCAGGATCCTCGCGAACGTCCTCTGGAAAAACAACAGGCATCGGATGAAAAACACCGCCGTTTTTATGACAAAGATTCGGATTTTCTGACCTTTGTGAACCTGTGGGATTACCTGAAAGAACAGCAAAAAGCCTTGTCGGGCAATCAGTTCCGTAAGCAGTGTAAAAGTGATTATCTGAATTATTTACGGGTCCGTGAGTGGCAGGATATCTACTTCCAGGTTCACCAGGTGGTCCGTGAGCTGAAATTGCGTCATAACGATGAACCAGCCAGTTATCCGGCTGTACATACGGCGCTGCTGGCGGGGATGCTGTCGCATATCGGTCAGAAAGATCAGGAGAAGAATGAGTATCAGGGCGCGCGGAATGCCCGGTTCAATATCTTCCCCGGCTCAGGCATTTTTAAGAAACAGCCGAAATGGGTCATGGTGGCAGAGCTGGTTGAAACCTCGAAACTCTGGGGACGTATTGCAGCCAAAATTCAGCCGGAATGGATTGAGCCACTGGCACAGCATCTGATCAAACGCAGCTACAGTGAACCGCACTGGGAGAAAAAACAAGCTTCGGTTCAGGCCTTCGAGAAAGTTAGTTTGTACGGAATTCCGATCGTTCCGAAGCGGAAGGTGAATTACGGCAAGATTGATCCGGTGATCAGCCGGGAGATTTTCATTCGTTCCGCGCTGGTTGAGGGGGACTGGGAGACCAAGCACAAGTTCTTCCATCAGAACCGTCAGTTGCTGCGTGAAGTTGAAGAGCTGGAGCACAAGTCCCGTCGACGTGACATTCTGATTGATGATGACGCCCTGTATGAATTTTACGACCAGCGGGTTGATCATACTGTGGTTTCAGGACGCCATTTTGATACCTGGTGGAAAGAAGCATCAAGTAAAGACAAGGAATTGCTGAACTTTGAACGCGATATGCTGTTCAGAGGGGATGCGAGCCATGTGACGGAGCTGGACTATCCGAACTTCTGGCATCAGGGTAGCCTGAAACTCAAACTGAGTTATCAGTTTGAGCCGGGCGAGGATAACGATGGTGTGACCGTACATCTGCCGTTGCCTGTTCTGAATCAGGTTGAGCCGGACGGTTTCGACTGGCAGATTCCAGGGTTACGTCATGAATTGGTCGTAGCGCTGATCAAGTCATTGCCGAAAACATTACGGCGTAACTTTGTGCCGGCACCCAACTATGCTGATGCGGTATTGGCTCGTGTACAGGCGATGTCTGCGCCGTTGCTGGATGCTTTGGAAAAAGAACTGAAACGAATCACTGGTGTCACTGTCTTGCGTGAAGACTGGAATCTGGATCAGGTGCCAGAGCATTTGAAGATCACATTCCGGGCTGTGGACCACCGCAACCGCAAATTGCGTGAAAGCAAAGACCTGTATGCGCTGAAAGAGAGTCTGAAAGAAAAGGTTCAGGAAACCCTGTCTCAGGTCGCGGATGATGACATTGAACAGAATGGACTGACGACCTGGAGTTTCGGCGCATTACCTGAGCGTTATCAACAGAAGCGTGGCGGATTTGAAGTCAAAGCTTATCCGGCAATTATTGATAACAAGGACTCTGTCGGGATTAAGCTGTTTGAAACGGAAGAAGAGCAGCGTACCGCCATGCAGCAGGGACAGCGACGTCTGATCCTGTTGAATGTGCCGTCACCGATTAAGTATCTGCACGAGAACCTGCCGAACAAGTCAAAATTAGGTCTTTATTTCAACCCGTATGGACGGGTCATGGATCTGATCGATGACTGTATTGCCTGCGGGGTGGATAAGCTGATTGAACAGAAAGGCGGTCTGGTTTGGGACACGGAAGCTTTCGCGGAATTGAAAGAGTATGTCCGTGCCGAGTTGGGAGATACTGTCGTTGACATTGCCAAGCAGGTTGAATCGATTCTGACGACAGCGTTTAACATCCATAAAAAGCTGAAAGGAAAAGTCGATTTCACGATGGCGTTTGCTTTGTCTGATATCAAAGCCCAGATGGAAGGATTGATCTTTAAAGGCTTTGCGACCGAGAGTGGCTGGCGTCGTTTGCCGGATATTCTTCGCTACATGAAGGCGATTGAGCGCAGAATGGAGAAACTGCCGATCGATCCGAATAAAGACAGAATGCATATACTGAAGATTGAGTCGGTGGCTCATGACTATCAAGAGTTGCTGAATAAGATCCCGAAAGGCCAGCCTGTTCCGGAGAAGGTGAAAGAAATTCGCTGGATGATGGAGGAATTGCGGGTCAGTTATTTTGCTCAGCAATTAGGCACGCCTTATCCGGTGTCGGATAAACGTGTCCGGAATGCAATATCGGAATGTTGA
- a CDS encoding vancomycin high temperature exclusion protein produces MKLRSVLRFAAIFLIILFGLFLVLDRWVAATTADRIYTETAEVPARTVGLVLGTSKYIAHNLNPYYNFRMDAAVRLYREKKIQILLLSGDNAHRSYNEPWTMKRDLLKADIPDEAIVLDYAGFRTLDSVIRAKDVFEASSLTFITQQFHCERALFIAAHKNIDAICLAVPQPRGLAGFKIRLREVFARVKAWLDLYILDEQPRFPGPKEPIFSQPSFAEPQQEPASPEPVLPPLRQEPVPPGQQQ; encoded by the coding sequence ATGAAGCTGCGTTCAGTTCTGCGATTTGCAGCCATCTTTCTCATCATTCTTTTTGGATTGTTTCTGGTACTCGACCGTTGGGTAGCAGCGACAACAGCTGATCGTATCTACACAGAAACAGCGGAAGTGCCTGCACGGACCGTTGGTCTGGTTCTGGGAACCAGTAAATACATTGCCCACAACCTCAACCCTTATTACAACTTCAGAATGGATGCTGCTGTCCGGCTGTATCGGGAAAAGAAGATCCAAATCCTGTTGCTCAGCGGCGATAATGCACACCGCTCATACAATGAGCCCTGGACCATGAAACGTGACCTGCTGAAAGCCGATATTCCTGATGAAGCCATCGTCCTCGACTATGCTGGTTTCCGGACACTGGACTCTGTCATTCGCGCCAAAGATGTCTTTGAAGCCAGCAGCCTTACCTTCATCACCCAACAGTTCCATTGCGAGCGAGCCCTGTTTATTGCCGCCCACAAGAATATTGATGCGATCTGTCTCGCGGTCCCTCAGCCCCGCGGACTGGCTGGTTTTAAAATCAGACTCAGAGAAGTATTTGCCAGAGTGAAAGCCTGGCTGGACCTTTACATTCTGGACGAACAGCCCCGCTTCCCGGGCCCGAAGGAACCTATTTTCAGTCAACCGTCTTTTGCTGAACCTCAGCAAGAGCCGGCATCACCCGAGCCAGTCCTGCCGCCGCTCCGGCAAGAGCCTGTCCCACCCGGTCAGCAACAGTAA
- a CDS encoding NAD-dependent malic enzyme, with protein MKDDKRPLYIPYAGPALLETPLLNKGSAFSVEERMFFNLEGLLPEAIESIEEQTERAYQQYLKFDNDMDKHIYLRNIQDTNETLFYRLVENHITEMMPIIYTPTVGAACENFSNIYRRGRGLFISYPNRDRIEDMLNNASRHNVKVIVVTDGERILGLGDQGIGGMGIPIGKLSLYTACGGISPAYTLPVVLDVGTNNPQRLSDPMYMGWRHTRITGKEYDDFVDEFIQAVKRRWPDALIQFEDFAQKNAMPLLERYKNKVCCFNDDIQGTAAVTVGSLLAACKAAGSKLSEQRVTFLGAGSAGCGIAEAIIAQMVSEGISEKQARSQVFMVDRWGLLLDDMPNLVNFQKKLVQTRQSVSEWETDDSNISLLDVMRNGKPNILIGVSGVPGLFSEDVIREMHKHCERPIIFPLSNPTSRVEAMPADIIRWTDGQALVATGSPFEPVVYNGKTYPIAQCNNSYIFPGIGLGVLAVGARRVTDEMLMESSRALAECSPLAINGTGALLPPLEDIQNVSRHIAFSVAKKAVAQGKAPKNTDERIREKIETNFWESGYRRYKRTSF; from the coding sequence ATGAAAGACGATAAAAGACCCCTATATATCCCCTACGCCGGTCCGGCCCTGCTAGAAACTCCTCTCCTGAATAAAGGAAGTGCGTTCTCAGTCGAAGAAAGAATGTTCTTCAACCTGGAAGGCCTGCTGCCAGAAGCCATTGAAAGTATTGAAGAACAAACAGAGCGTGCTTACCAGCAATACCTGAAGTTTGATAATGATATGGATAAGCATATCTATCTGCGAAACATTCAGGATACCAATGAGACCCTGTTTTATCGACTGGTTGAAAATCATATCACTGAGATGATGCCAATCATCTACACCCCGACTGTTGGCGCCGCTTGTGAGAATTTCTCCAACATTTACCGCCGTGGTCGTGGTCTCTTTATCTCCTATCCGAACCGTGATCGCATTGAAGATATGCTCAACAATGCATCCCGCCACAACGTAAAAGTGATCGTTGTGACCGACGGCGAACGAATCCTTGGTCTGGGTGATCAGGGCATTGGCGGTATGGGTATTCCGATTGGTAAGCTGTCTCTGTATACCGCCTGTGGCGGGATCAGCCCGGCCTATACCCTGCCAGTTGTTCTGGATGTGGGTACGAACAATCCGCAGCGCCTGTCTGACCCGATGTACATGGGCTGGCGCCATACCCGGATTACCGGCAAAGAATACGATGACTTTGTTGATGAATTTATCCAGGCAGTGAAACGCCGCTGGCCAGATGCGCTGATCCAGTTTGAGGATTTCGCACAAAAGAATGCGATGCCATTGCTGGAACGCTACAAAAACAAAGTCTGCTGCTTCAATGATGATATTCAGGGAACGGCTGCCGTCACTGTCGGCTCTCTGCTGGCTGCATGTAAAGCGGCTGGCAGCAAACTGTCTGAACAACGTGTCACCTTCCTGGGTGCGGGTTCAGCAGGCTGCGGGATTGCAGAAGCCATCATTGCACAAATGGTGTCTGAAGGAATTTCTGAGAAACAGGCGCGCAGTCAGGTCTTCATGGTAGATCGCTGGGGCTTACTGCTGGACGACATGCCAAATCTGGTCAATTTCCAGAAGAAACTGGTTCAGACCCGTCAGAGTGTGAGCGAGTGGGAAACCGATGACAGCAACATCTCCCTGCTTGATGTGATGCGTAATGGCAAACCGAACATTCTGATTGGCGTATCTGGTGTACCAGGCCTGTTCAGTGAAGATGTGATTCGTGAAATGCACAAACACTGTGAGCGTCCGATCATTTTCCCGCTCTCGAACCCGACCAGCCGTGTGGAAGCCATGCCTGCGGATATCATCCGCTGGACAGACGGACAGGCGCTGGTGGCAACTGGTTCTCCATTCGAGCCTGTCGTCTATAACGGCAAAACCTACCCGATTGCCCAATGTAATAACAGTTACATCTTCCCGGGTATCGGACTGGGTGTGCTGGCTGTCGGCGCACGCCGCGTCACCGATGAAATGCTGATGGAAAGTAGCCGTGCGCTGGCTGAGTGTTCACCGCTGGCGATTAACGGCACTGGCGCATTGCTGCCACCACTGGAAGATATCCAGAATGTATCTCGCCATATTGCATTTTCCGTGGCGAAGAAAGCGGTTGCACAAGGTAAAGCGCCGAAGAATACAGATGAGCGTATCAGGGAAAAGATTGAAACGAACTTCTGGGAATCCGGCTACCGTCGTTACAAACGGACATCATTCTGA
- a CDS encoding TerB family tellurite resistance protein, translating to MFQQLRILFRQIMNDGSDDGAVDTPALHLAIASLLCEVANADHNRDPNEETAKIHLLMKLLETDDIQARTLLHEAQTRSEQSVSVYEFTSKLRSLSADDRYRLIEAMWQVAFADGILDPLEEAVIRQVSELIYVDHATFIKAKFSAQAGASE from the coding sequence ATGTTCCAGCAATTGCGTATTCTTTTTCGCCAGATCATGAATGATGGCAGTGATGATGGTGCTGTTGATACACCAGCCCTCCATCTTGCAATCGCGTCGTTGCTCTGTGAAGTTGCCAATGCGGACCATAACCGGGATCCCAACGAAGAGACTGCAAAAATCCACCTGCTGATGAAATTGCTCGAAACAGATGATATTCAGGCCAGGACATTGCTGCATGAGGCGCAGACCCGAAGCGAACAGTCGGTCTCGGTGTATGAGTTCACCAGCAAGCTACGTTCTTTATCCGCAGACGATCGCTATCGTCTGATTGAAGCCATGTGGCAGGTCGCTTTCGCAGACGGTATTTTGGATCCGCTGGAAGAAGCCGTTATCAGGCAGGTTTCAGAGCTGATTTACGTTGACCACGCAACGTTTATCAAAGCCAAATTCTCTGCCCAGGCTGGCGCCTCAGAATAG
- a CDS encoding Gfo/Idh/MocA family protein yields MIRVGTIGTNWITDRFIEAVLQTGKLNPTAVYSRTIEHAEHFARKHGIRHCFDQLEDMANSDLIDAVYIASPNSLHAAQAELFIRAGKHVIVEKPMASNIEEVDKLIALAKAHNVVLFEALKTTYIPNFEVIRNSLNKIGRLRKAYFNFCQYSSRYDKYLNGENPNTFNPEFSNGSLMDIGVYPLSVAIALFGEPMSFTAQGTLLDSGVDAHGTLVLHYGDFDAVISHSKVSDSMLPCELQGEQGTLVIDAIADCKKVVIYRKNEPEVTLSRYQAKNTMQYEAAAFAQLIEDEMYVHSGLERSRIVHSVMTKARDIIGVRYPAD; encoded by the coding sequence ATGATACGCGTGGGCACCATTGGCACAAACTGGATCACAGACCGCTTTATTGAGGCTGTGCTGCAAACCGGAAAATTGAATCCGACAGCTGTTTATTCAAGAACAATAGAGCATGCCGAGCACTTTGCCAGAAAACATGGCATCAGACATTGCTTTGACCAGCTTGAAGACATGGCAAACAGTGATTTGATTGATGCCGTCTATATTGCCAGCCCCAATTCACTGCATGCCGCGCAGGCAGAGCTGTTTATCCGGGCCGGGAAGCATGTCATTGTTGAAAAGCCGATGGCTTCGAATATTGAAGAAGTGGACAAACTGATTGCACTGGCGAAAGCACACAATGTCGTTCTGTTTGAAGCACTGAAAACAACCTATATTCCCAATTTTGAAGTGATTCGTAACAGTCTGAACAAAATCGGCCGTCTGCGGAAAGCCTATTTTAATTTTTGTCAGTATTCATCCCGTTATGACAAATACCTCAATGGTGAAAATCCGAACACCTTTAACCCTGAATTTTCGAATGGTTCTCTGATGGATATTGGGGTGTACCCATTGAGTGTGGCGATTGCACTATTTGGCGAGCCGATGAGTTTTACCGCTCAGGGAACATTACTGGACTCCGGAGTGGACGCGCATGGCACGCTTGTTTTGCACTATGGCGACTTTGATGCGGTGATCAGTCACTCGAAGGTCAGCGACAGTATGCTCCCTTGTGAGCTTCAGGGCGAGCAGGGCACTCTGGTGATTGATGCGATCGCGGATTGCAAAAAGGTCGTAATTTACCGGAAAAATGAACCTGAAGTGACGTTGTCACGATATCAGGCAAAAAATACTATGCAGTATGAAGCCGCGGCATTTGCCCAGTTAATCGAAGATGAAATGTACGTGCATTCAGGGCTGGAACGCAGCCGTATTGTTCACAGTGTGATGACGAAAGCCCGGGATATCATTGGTGTTCGTTACCCAGCGGATTAA
- a CDS encoding DASS family sodium-coupled anion symporter — protein MTALALTLKQWLFDRNSLILLADIALFFVLLNTLPVDKNVAIGLSILAFVAVLWLTEAVHVSITALLVPLLAIGFGVFNTSVALGNFANPIIFLFLGGFALAAALRSQELDKAIADKVLLMAKGKMSVAVFMLFGVTAGLSMWISNTATAAMMLPLVLGVLAKVDAKNQRNTYVFVLLGVAYCASIGGIATLVGSPPNAIAAAEAGLSFTDWMMFGLPVTIVMLPLAVTVLYFLLKPDLNHTFELDHKPVAWTNGKKITLAIFILTVCLWIFSKPINAMLGGLSSFDTLIALFAIALLGASRVVEWKQIEKTTDWGVLLLFGGGICLSNVLKQTGTSVFMANSLSGFLDQAGMLYSILVIAAFVIFLTEFASNTASAALLVPVFASVAEALGVSPVLLSVLIGVAASCAFMLPVATPPNAIVFGSGHIKQKEMMRAGVYLNIVSIAFLTAVAYFFW, from the coding sequence ATGACAGCCTTAGCACTCACACTGAAACAGTGGCTGTTTGATCGAAACAGCCTGATTCTGCTCGCAGATATCGCCCTCTTTTTTGTTCTGCTCAATACGCTGCCCGTTGATAAAAACGTCGCAATAGGTTTGAGTATTCTCGCCTTTGTCGCCGTGTTATGGCTGACAGAAGCCGTCCACGTCAGCATTACCGCTTTGCTTGTTCCCCTTTTGGCGATTGGTTTTGGCGTGTTCAACACCTCTGTTGCACTGGGTAACTTTGCCAACCCGATTATTTTCCTGTTTCTGGGTGGTTTTGCACTGGCTGCAGCACTGCGAAGCCAGGAACTGGATAAAGCCATTGCAGATAAAGTTCTGCTCATGGCGAAAGGCAAAATGTCTGTCGCCGTCTTCATGTTATTTGGTGTCACAGCCGGTCTGTCAATGTGGATCAGTAACACCGCCACGGCTGCAATGATGCTGCCGCTCGTGCTGGGTGTTCTGGCAAAAGTGGATGCTAAAAACCAGCGCAATACCTATGTCTTCGTTCTGCTGGGTGTGGCGTATTGCGCAAGTATTGGTGGTATCGCAACACTGGTCGGCAGCCCGCCGAACGCGATTGCCGCAGCAGAAGCAGGTCTGAGCTTTACTGACTGGATGATGTTCGGCCTGCCAGTCACCATTGTTATGTTGCCACTGGCCGTCACGGTTCTTTACTTCCTGCTGAAACCGGATCTGAACCACACCTTCGAACTGGACCACAAACCCGTGGCGTGGACGAATGGTAAAAAAATTACGCTGGCAATTTTCATTCTGACCGTTTGTCTGTGGATTTTCAGTAAGCCAATCAATGCCATGCTGGGCGGACTCAGCAGTTTTGATACGCTGATCGCGCTGTTTGCTATTGCGCTGTTGGGTGCCTCACGGGTCGTAGAATGGAAACAAATCGAGAAAACCACAGACTGGGGTGTACTGCTGCTGTTCGGGGGTGGTATCTGCCTGAGCAATGTTCTCAAACAAACGGGAACCAGTGTCTTCATGGCGAACAGCCTGAGCGGCTTCCTTGATCAGGCCGGTATGCTGTATTCCATTCTGGTGATTGCTGCTTTCGTCATTTTCCTGACCGAATTTGCCAGTAACACAGCCAGTGCGGCGCTGTTAGTCCCAGTATTCGCATCAGTCGCAGAAGCGCTCGGTGTATCTCCGGTTCTTCTCTCTGTCCTGATTGGTGTGGCTGCTTCTTGTGCCTTCATGCTGCCGGTTGCAACGCCGCCAAATGCCATTGTGTTCGGTTCAGGCCACATCAAACAGAAAGAAATGATGCGCGCCGGTGTTTACCTGAACATCGTCTCCATTGCATTCCTGACCGCCGTGGCTTACTTCTTCTGGTAA